One Fusobacterium nucleatum genomic window carries:
- a CDS encoding glucose-6-phosphate isomerase codes for MEKINLDYSKVFNFINQDELNQMKVLVDEVSTKLHNKTGAGNDFLGWLNLPINYDKEEFSRIKKASDKIKADSEVLVVIGIGGSYLGARAVIECLSHSFFNSLNKEKRNAPEIYFAGQNISGKYLKDLIEIIGDRDFSVNVISKSGTTTEPAIAFRVFKELLENKYGEKAKDRIYVTTDKNKGTLKKLADEKGYEEFVIPDDVGGRFSVLTAVGLLPIAVAGINIDDLMNGAKTAREDYSKDFSDNDCYKYAAIRNILYKKNYNIEILANYEPRFHYISEWWKQLYGESEGKDKKGIFPASVDLTTDLHSMGQYIQDGRRNLMETILNVENSDKDIIIKKETEDLDGLNYLEGKGLSFVNNKAFEGTLLAHIDGGVPNLVINIPEVTAFNIGYLIYFFEKACAISGYLLEVNPFDQPGVESYKKNMFALLGKKGYEELSKELNKRLKK; via the coding sequence ATGGAAAAGATTAATTTGGATTATTCAAAAGTTTTTAATTTTATCAATCAAGATGAACTAAATCAAATGAAAGTTTTAGTTGATGAAGTTTCAACTAAGTTACATAACAAAACTGGGGCAGGAAATGATTTTTTAGGTTGGCTTAATTTACCAATCAATTATGATAAAGAAGAATTTTCAAGAATTAAAAAAGCCAGTGATAAAATAAAAGCTGATTCAGAAGTTTTAGTTGTTATTGGTATAGGTGGTTCATATTTAGGAGCAAGAGCAGTTATAGAGTGTCTAAGTCATAGTTTCTTTAACTCTTTAAATAAAGAAAAAAGAAACGCTCCTGAAATATACTTTGCAGGACAAAATATATCAGGAAAATATTTAAAAGACTTAATAGAAATTATTGGAGATAGAGATTTTTCTGTAAATGTAATCTCTAAGTCAGGAACAACAACTGAACCTGCAATAGCTTTTAGAGTATTTAAAGAACTTTTAGAGAATAAATATGGAGAAAAAGCAAAAGACAGAATCTATGTTACAACTGATAAAAACAAAGGTACTCTAAAAAAACTTGCAGATGAAAAAGGTTATGAAGAATTTGTAATTCCTGATGATGTAGGAGGAAGATTCTCTGTTCTTACAGCAGTTGGTTTACTTCCAATAGCAGTTGCAGGAATAAATATAGATGATTTAATGAATGGAGCTAAAACAGCAAGAGAAGATTACTCAAAAGATTTTTCTGACAATGATTGCTATAAGTATGCTGCTATAAGAAATATACTATATAAGAAAAACTACAATATTGAAATTTTAGCTAACTATGAGCCAAGATTCCATTATATTTCTGAATGGTGGAAACAACTATATGGAGAATCAGAAGGAAAAGATAAAAAAGGTATCTTCCCTGCTTCTGTTGATTTAACTACTGATTTACATTCTATGGGACAATATATTCAAGATGGTAGAAGAAATTTAATGGAAACTATATTGAATGTTGAAAACTCTGATAAAGACATAATTATTAAAAAAGAAACTGAAGATTTAGATGGACTTAATTATTTAGAAGGTAAAGGACTTTCTTTTGTAAACAATAAGGCTTTTGAAGGAACTTTACTTGCTCATATAGATGGAGGTGTTCCTAATTTAGTTATTAATATTCCAGAAGTTACAGCTTTTAATATAGGATATTTAATTTATTTCTTTGAAAAAGCTTGTGCTATCAGCGGATATTTACTAGAAGTTAATCCTTTTGATCAACCTGGTGTAGAATCATATAAGAAAAATATGTTTGCCCTTTTAGGAAAGAAAGGTTATGAAGAATTATCAAAAGAATTAAATAAAAGATTAAAAAAATAG